The DNA sequence GTGGGCCGTGGTCGACGCCACCCGTCGGCTGCCCGACACCGCCGCCTGGCTGGAGCAGCTGGGCGCCGTGACGCCCGTCGACGCCCTGGCGCTGGTCAACGTCGACGCCACGAGCGCCCCCGCGGCCGCTCTGGGGCTGCCGCAGCCCGTCGTCGTCCTCGGTGACCGCCCCGCCTCGCCGCGCGCGTGGGCGCGGGTGCTGGCCAAGCGGCTGCGCGCGCAGGACGCCCGGTGAACCCGCAGCGCGCCAGCGCGTCAGCCGCCGACGGCTCCGACCTCCACGTGCCCGCGCTGGGGGCCTCCGTCCAGCTCTGCGCGCAGGACGGCGCGGACCTCCTCGGCGGCCCGGCCGTGGACACCCGCGTGGACGACGTCCGCGACGGCCGCATCGCCGTGCACGCCCCGCCGTCGCGCCCCGGAGACCTCGAGCCGCCCGCTGACGGCACCGCCTTCGAGCTGCGGTGGACCACGCCCCGCGGGCTCGTGGTGCTCCCCGTGGTGCTGGCCGAGCGCGTGCGCACGCCCGCGCCGCTGTGGTGGCTCGCGCCGGCCGGTCCTGCCGAGCGCCACCAGCGCCGCGACTTCGTGCGCGCCGAGGCGGCCGGACCGCTGCCCGTGCAGGTGGAGGTGCTGTGGGAGCACCCCGAGCCCGGGCGCACCACCGGCGACCTCGTCGACCTGTCCGAGGGCGGCCTGCGCGCCCGCATCCGCGCTCCCCGGTGGGCGCTGGGGTGCGCCGAGGGCAGCGCCGTCGCCGTGCGCCTCACCATCACCGAGGTCGACGACGACGCCGAGGGCGACCCGCTGGCGCTGCGCGTGGTCGAGCACGAGCTCGGCGGCACCGTGCTGCGCACGGCCGACGCCTCCGCCGAGGACTGGGACGCCAGCGACTCCGCCGACGTCGTCGTCCAGCTCCACGACGACGTCCGCCAGGGCAACGCCCTGCGGTCCCTGGTGTTCTCGTGGCAGCGGCGGGCGCGCCGCTCCTGAGGCGCGAGCCGCTGGACCGTTGCAGGAGCGGTGCATCTCGGTGCACATCGGCCCAGACCCCAGCAGACCCCGGCAGAACCCCTCCAGATCGGCGCGGCGCACCTCCTCGCCGTGACCGCGCGGCTACTGTGGCGGGATGCTGGTCCTCACGCGACGCGCCGGTGAGAGCGTCATGATCGGTAGCGACGTCACCGTGCGCGTCCTCGAGATCCGCGGGGACGTCGTCCGGGTGGGCGTGGACGCCCCCCGGGACGTGCAGGTGCACCGCGAGGAGGTCTTCCACGCGGTCCGCGCCGCCAACCTGGAGGCCGCCAGCGCTGCGGCGCCCTCCCCGGCGGTCCTGGCCGGGCTCAGGAAGCGCCCGGCGCCCCCGGTCCCGGCGCAGTCGGCGGAGCAGGCTCCGGCCGACCCTCCCGCAGCTCCCTGACCAGGGAGTCCACGACCGCCTTCAGGTCACCGCCGGCGGCGCGCGCCACCTCGCGCTGCCGCTGGTAGCTCGCGCCGCGCACGGGGATCTGCGCGACCGCCGCCAGCTCCTCGCTGCAGCCCAGGCGCTTCGCCACCGGCTCCAGCCGGGTGAGCACGTCGTCGAGGTCGTCGGTGACGAGGCGCTCCTCCCCGGCGGCGCTGGTGATGATGATCGCGTCGAGCCCGTACCGGGCGGCGCGCCACTTGTTCTCCTGCACGTGCCACGGCGGCAGCACCGCTGGCAGCTCACCCGCCTCCAGGCGTGCGTCCAGGTCCACCACGAGGCAGTGGGTCAGCGCCGTCAGCGCCGCCAGCTCGGCCTCGGTGGGCACGCCGTCGCAGACGCGGACCTCCAGCGTGCCGATGCCCGGGGAGGGCCTGACGTCCCAGCGGACGTCCTTGAAGGAGTCGATGACCCCGGTGTGCAGGAGGTCGCCGACGTAGGCCTCCAGCTCCTCCCAGCGGGCGAACTGGAACGGCAGGCCGGCGGTGGGCAGCTGCTGGAACATCAGCGCGCGGTTGCTGGCGTAGCCGGTGTCGACCCCGCCCCAGAACGGCGAGCTCGCCGACAGCGCCTGCAGGTGGGGGGCGTAGGCCAGCATCGCGTCGAGCACGGGGAGCACCTTGTGCACGCTGGACATGCCCACGTGCACGTGGACGCCCCAGATGAGCATCTGCCGGCCCCACCACTGGGTGCGCTCGATGAGCTCGGCGTACCGCGGTCCCTCGGTCATGGTCTGCGCGGACCACTGGGCGAACGGGTGGGTGCCGCTGCACGCCAGCTCCAGGCCCAGGGGCGCCGCGGCCTCGCGGACCTGCGCGAGCACCGCGTGCAGGTCGGCCACCGCCTCGCCGACGGTGTCGTGGACGCCGGTGACCAGCTCCACGGTGTTGGTGAGGAGCTCGTGGGTGACCCTCTGGCGGCCGTCGGGGTGCGGGGGTCGGCGGCCGACCGCCTCGAGCACCTCCGAGGCGAACGGGGCGAGGTCCCCGGTGGCGGCGTCCACGAGGGCCACCTCCCACTCGACGCCCAGCGTGGGGCGCTCGGAGGCGTTGAAGGGCAGCGCGCCGCGGCGCGCGTGCGGCCCGAGGGACGGTGTGGTCACCCCGCAACCTCAGCACACGCGGCGCACGGCGCGCTGCCCCTCCCGGCGATCAGGCGACGACGACGTCCGTCGGTTCCGTCACAGGCGCGCGGCGAAGAACGCGAGCGCCGCCGCAGCCACGAGCACCGCGATGACGATCGGCACCACGAGGTTGGTCCGGCGGCTCGGGAGCCTGGGCTCGGGAGCCGACAGGCCCGACGTCCCGGCCTCCGAGGGCGGTGTGTCGCCGGGTGCCACGCCACCACCGGGCTCCAGGCCAGGGGTCGTCGCGGGGTCGGGATCGGGCACCTCGCTGGCGCTGCCGGGCCGCTCCCGGTCCGCGCCCTCGTCCCCGTGGCCGCCGTCGGGCCCCCGGCCGGGCCCGCCGCCCAGGTTCGAGCTCACGCGCCCGCCGTCGCGGAGCTGCGGGAGAACTCCTCGACGATCGCCGCGCAGAAGGCCGGCAGGTCACCGGGGTTGCGGCTGGAGACGATGCCGCCGTCGCGGACCACCTCCTCGTCCACCCACGTCGCGCCGGCGTTCTGCAGGTCGGTGCGCAGGCTCGGCCACGAGGTCAGCGTGCGGCCCCGCACGACGTCGGCCGTGACCAGCGTCCACGGACCGTGGCAGATCACCCCGACGGGCCTGCCGGACTCCACGAACCGCTTGACGAAGCTCACGGCCGCCTCGTCCATCCGCAGGTGGTCGGGGTTGGTGGTGCCGCCGGGCAGGAGCAGCGCGTCGAAGTCGGACGGGTCGGCGCCGGAGACCTCGGCGTCGACGTCGAAGGTGTCCTTCGGCTCCACGTCGTTCTCGTAGGCCTGGATGGAGCCGCTCTCCAGCGACAGCAGCACCACCTCGCCACCGGCGTCCCTGATGGCCTTCACGGGCTCGGTGAGCTCAACCTGCTCCACGCCGTCGGCGGCGAGCACCGCGACCTTCCGTCCCTGCAGCTGATCGGTCATGGGCTCCCCCTACCCCGAGCGCCACCGCCCATGCCGCCCCCGTACGGCTCCGTGACGACGGAGGGCCCGCACCCCAGCGGGGTGCGGGCCCTCCGGCCAGCCGGTGTCAGCAGGTGGTCGACGGGTCGACGGCCTGGTGCGGGTCGGCTGCGCTGGCCGCCGGTGCCGGGACCGCTGCGGACGACGACGCCGACGGAGACGCGCTGGCCGCTGCGCTCGCCGCGGTGGCGGGCGCCGGCGGGGCGAGGGCCTCCCGGACCATCTCGCGCAGCGCGTCGTAGTCGGGCGAGCCGGTGGAGATGTTGGCGCTGGTGAAGGACAGCGCCCGCAGGTCACCGCCCTTGACGGTCTGCCCGAGGGTGACGAAGGCGTTGAGCTCGTCGGCGGGGATGTCGGTCTGGATGTTCTTCTCGGCGGCCTTGGCCAGCGAGGGGAAGGCTGCGGCCAGCTGGGCCGGGCCGTACTGCTTCACGGCGGCGGAGATGACGCACTGCTGGCGGGCCATGCGGTCGTTGTTGTCCGAGCCCTCGCGCGACCTGGCGAACCACAGCGCCTGGTAGCCGTTGAGCTCCTGGCCCTGGCCCTTCTTGATCCAGCCGGTGATGGGGTACTTGCCGCCGGTCTCGAGGTTGTGGCCGCCGCCGATGGGGATGTCGCGGGGCACGTTGAGGCTGATGCCGCCCATGGCGTCCACGAGCTGCTGGAAGCCCTCCAGGTCGACCATCGCGTAGTAGTCGACCTCGAGGCCGGTCGCGGTGGCCACGGCCTCCTTGGTGGCCTCCACGCCCGGGTCGTTGCCGCCTGCGGTGCCGCCGAACATGTCGGCGTGCTGGGTGCCGAACAGGTAGACGGCGTTCAGCATGCAGCCGCCCTCGCCGTCGGCCTTGCACGCCGTGGGCCACGCCTTCGCCGCGGCGCTGCCCTTGGGGAAGGGGACGTCCTCGAGCTGGCGGGGCAGGTTGAGGAGGGCGGTGTCACCGGTCTTGGTGTCGATGCTGGCGAGCATGATCGTGTCGGGACGGGTGCCGACGCGGT is a window from the Quadrisphaera setariae genome containing:
- a CDS encoding PilZ domain-containing protein is translated as MNPQRASASAADGSDLHVPALGASVQLCAQDGADLLGGPAVDTRVDDVRDGRIAVHAPPSRPGDLEPPADGTAFELRWTTPRGLVVLPVVLAERVRTPAPLWWLAPAGPAERHQRRDFVRAEAAGPLPVQVEVLWEHPEPGRTTGDLVDLSEGGLRARIRAPRWALGCAEGSAVAVRLTITEVDDDAEGDPLALRVVEHELGGTVLRTADASAEDWDASDSADVVVQLHDDVRQGNALRSLVFSWQRRARRS
- the csrA gene encoding carbon storage regulator CsrA, which gives rise to MLVLTRRAGESVMIGSDVTVRVLEIRGDVVRVGVDAPRDVQVHREEVFHAVRAANLEAASAAAPSPAVLAGLRKRPAPPVPAQSAEQAPADPPAAP
- a CDS encoding glutamate--cysteine ligase, which translates into the protein MTTPSLGPHARRGALPFNASERPTLGVEWEVALVDAATGDLAPFASEVLEAVGRRPPHPDGRQRVTHELLTNTVELVTGVHDTVGEAVADLHAVLAQVREAAAPLGLELACSGTHPFAQWSAQTMTEGPRYAELIERTQWWGRQMLIWGVHVHVGMSSVHKVLPVLDAMLAYAPHLQALSASSPFWGGVDTGYASNRALMFQQLPTAGLPFQFARWEELEAYVGDLLHTGVIDSFKDVRWDVRPSPGIGTLEVRVCDGVPTEAELAALTALTHCLVVDLDARLEAGELPAVLPPWHVQENKWRAARYGLDAIIITSAAGEERLVTDDLDDVLTRLEPVAKRLGCSEELAAVAQIPVRGASYQRQREVARAAGGDLKAVVDSLVRELREGRPEPAPPTAPGPGAPGAS
- a CDS encoding DUF6480 family protein, with amino-acid sequence MSSNLGGGPGRGPDGGHGDEGADRERPGSASEVPDPDPATTPGLEPGGGVAPGDTPPSEAGTSGLSAPEPRLPSRRTNLVVPIVIAVLVAAAALAFFAARL
- a CDS encoding type 1 glutamine amidotransferase domain-containing protein, yielding MTDQLQGRKVAVLAADGVEQVELTEPVKAIRDAGGEVVLLSLESGSIQAYENDVEPKDTFDVDAEVSGADPSDFDALLLPGGTTNPDHLRMDEAAVSFVKRFVESGRPVGVICHGPWTLVTADVVRGRTLTSWPSLRTDLQNAGATWVDEEVVRDGGIVSSRNPGDLPAFCAAIVEEFSRSSATAGA
- a CDS encoding LCP family protein — encoded protein: MTVTEPGSYPRRRDVRASRDVRDVRDVRDVRDVRDQQGGREAARTATATAARPQDARPPAPRRAPEGAPPRSAANEVTLIHAGDDPRGRHASSSGEGFTRLVLLTVLGAAVPGAGLVAAGKRFWGWLVLLPVLAVVGATAAVVLTGRLVPMARSVAFDAQAMLVIAVGAAVGALLWCAVIVATHVSLRRSPGVGRLTRAQRLGSLLLVTALLAVVVAPSATAARYAMANHDLLESVFGSGSRSENAPDTGSANPWADVPRVNVLMLGADTGSDRVGTRPDTIMLASIDTKTGDTALLNLPRQLEDVPFPKGSAAAKAWPTACKADGEGGCMLNAVYLFGTQHADMFGGTAGGNDPGVEATKEAVATATGLEVDYYAMVDLEGFQQLVDAMGGISLNVPRDIPIGGGHNLETGGKYPITGWIKKGQGQELNGYQALWFARSREGSDNNDRMARQQCVISAAVKQYGPAQLAAAFPSLAKAAEKNIQTDIPADELNAFVTLGQTVKGGDLRALSFTSANISTGSPDYDALREMVREALAPPAPATAASAAASASPSASSSAAVPAPAASAADPHQAVDPSTTC